GTTCAGGCACGGCGGTTGGGTCGGTCGTATCGGCGACCGGGGTCGTGAAGAAGCAGCCAAGGTCGCGCTCGACGAGGCGCTGGGTACCGAAGCCATGCTGCTGGGTCGACGCACCTACGAGTTCTTGGCCGCGCGGTGGCCATCCCGGACTGGCGCCCTGGCGGATAGGCTGAACAGCAAGCCGAAGTACGTCGTGTCATCGACGCTCCAAGCTCCCGCCTGGAACAACACGACGGTGCTCAAGGGCGACGCGGTGAGTGAGGCTTCGAGACTGAAGCAGCACGTAACCGGCGACATCGTCGTCGCCGGCAGCTTCCAGCTCCTGCACACGCTGCTCGAGCACGATCTCGTCGACGAGCTGCGGATGATGATCTACCCAGTCGTACTCGGGATCGGCAAGCGCCTTTTCGCCGAGACCAGCGACAAGAAACCCATGCGCCTCATCGGAAACAAGACCGTCGCGGGCGACCTCGCCCTCCTTACCTACGAGCCTGTCCGCGAGACCTAATGGGAAGAGATTCTGATTGTTCAAGGGTGCGCGTGGTCATTTGCGGCCTAACAACCGGTTGCAGCGGACGGTCCGCTGCGCGGCCCGCCGCTGAACCGGGGCGTCCGTTAGGCTCCATGGTGCCCATGGCATACAATCTCGTACTTGATGCCGTCCGGATCCTTGAAGAAGAGAGCGTAGTAGCCGGGCGGGGTATATTCTGGATACTCTCGGGGCGGACTCACGATCGTGGCCTCCATTGCCTTCAGTGCAACATGCAACCTGTCGACCTCGACGCGAGACGCCGCTTTGAACGCGAGATGATGGAGTGCTCCC
This genomic stretch from Candidatus Krumholzibacteriia bacterium harbors:
- a CDS encoding dihydrofolate reductase family protein yields the protein MGKIIVTENVTLDGVIQDPAGDEGFRHGGWVGRIGDRGREEAAKVALDEALGTEAMLLGRRTYEFLAARWPSRTGALADRLNSKPKYVVSSTLQAPAWNNTTVLKGDAVSEASRLKQHVTGDIVVAGSFQLLHTLLEHDLVDELRMMIYPVVLGIGKRLFAETSDKKPMRLIGNKTVAGDLALLTYEPVRET